Sequence from the Deltaproteobacteria bacterium genome:
TGGTAGCTTTTCCATTGGTACTCTTACAAAGGGATTATCCCGTGTCCATTCAAGCTGTTTGATTCCAATGTTGAAAATATGTTTACCAAGACCAAGCTCAAGGTTTATCGTTTTAGGTGCTGCACCCTGATGCCTACGCTCTAACTTGTAGGCCGTTATTCTGGCAGGTGTGACGTCCTTTATGAGTAAATTCCCGAACGCCGGTAACAAGTGCCCTAAAAGTTGCTTATCCCGCCTTATACTCGATTGTGTCTTTGCACTTGTAAACTCTTGCATAAACTTTTCCGCCATCTCTTGGAACAGCTTTTTACCATCTTGCCCCTTATCAAAATACGTGCCTTCTACCAGTTCCGTTATTATCTTCGCTTCGATCTCTCCAGCGAGCTTTTTATTCTGTGTCTTCGTTGCTACCCTGATCAATCTGCCGTCATGCCTTAGCTGAACCATCCACCTTAAACCTCTTCGTATTAACGTCATATTCACCTCCCCTGTGAAAAGGTTTTGAAAGTGTCGGTTAATTCCGTGCATGAATAGTCTACATCACACATGCAGGAATTACAACTGCTATTCCTTATTATTGAGCTACATGGTTTAATACGGTTTACTGTGTGTTTTGATTCAGTAAGCAAAACATCGTAAACATATTGTTTAAAAGCTTCAAAAGCCTTTCCGGCGCTCGGCTGGTAGACTGATATGAATAGCGGGAAGATCGTCGTTTCTATGTGCCTATGCGTAAGAAAATAGCATATATAAAGGCATGTATTTAAGTAGTCTGTGATTGGTTTATTCATGTTAGAATTTAACCCCTGATAAGAATTGCCGTGCATCCGGCTGGACGATTCGCAAATACACCATTGTTGTCAGCACGCTTGAATGACCTAAAAGGTCTTTCACTATAGGCAAGGGCACGCTTTGACCTATGCAGTTGACGGCAAAGCTATGCCGGAGCGTGTGCGGATGGACAGATTTTGTTATGCCTGCCTTGTTTGCTATGGCTTTGATAATCTGAAAGCCACGCTGTCGGCTAATATCAAAAAACCTGTCTGTAATATTCTCCGTCAAGGCAAAGCTCGCCAGCTCGTTTGATAATCCCAATGTGATCGGTATTACTCTGTAAACAGGTTTGCTTTTCTTATTTCTCTGCTTTTCTGTTAGAACCCTGACGGATAGGTTGTATGTATCAATATCATTGCGTGTAATTCTTAACGCTTCCGTTATCCTGCACCCTGTTTGCCATAGAATATTTATAAGCAGATGATCCCGTTTATTGTTCAAGGACGCTTCAAGCATAGCCTGTACCTCTGGAGCAGATAGATAGACGGGTATGTCCTTGCTTTCATACCGTGCCATTGAAAGTTTTTGAACAACCGGTAAGTTATCCATGTTTACAATTCCTATACAGAATGTAAAATTTTATGCCTTTTAATGTATCTAAAACCATGTGTTTACCTCTTAAAAATGCCTGTTCGCTTTACAAAATACCTACTTTTGTTAAACCCCTGTTTAAAGAAGAAGGCAGGCAATACAACACGCCTGCCCCGTAGTGTTGCGCTCCCTTTATTCAGGGTTCTCCTCAAATCCGTTATCGGAAGCGAGTTCGCCCCGTTTGTCGAATCCCTTGTCAAAACCTCGCTCAAAGGCTTCCTGAATCCGCTTTTCCGTTTCTGCATCCGGATTCTGGATCGGCTGCTCGTTTTCGGGTTGCTCTTGAGAGGGATTTTTAATTATTTTACCGGCCATCG
This genomic interval carries:
- a CDS encoding tyrosine-type recombinase/integrase — protein: MDNLPVVQKLSMARYESKDIPVYLSAPEVQAMLEASLNNKRDHLLINILWQTGCRITEALRITRNDIDTYNLSVRVLTEKQRNKKSKPVYRVIPITLGLSNELASFALTENITDRFFDISRQRGFQIIKAIANKAGITKSVHPHTLRHSFAVNCIGQSVPLPIVKDLLGHSSVLTTMVYLRIVQPDARQFLSGVKF